The Leadbetterella byssophila DSM 17132 DNA window AATAGAGTGAAAACCTTAGAAGGGAATCTGGAGATTAAGTATGATGAGGGTTTCCAATTAATGATTACCTTCCCTCTAGAGGTTTCAATGAGGAAATCAATGTATTCTGTGATATAAAAAAAGCCCCGAAATTTTCGGGGCTTTCGTTTTGTGTGCCCAGCATGTGCAATAACTCTAGGGTGTAAGTCCCGAACACGCCTTTACAGTGGGAAGTGTTAGCTTATGACAAGGGTGTCCACCGTGAGGTGGAATCTGAAGGAAGTCTGAGGCAAAACCTCGATCCGACGAACAGAAACTACATACAAGGCCGCAAGTGTTGGGTGAGGCTGCAAAACAAGCCAAAGCCCTAAACTGTACGGAAACACTATGGTAAATGTAGCGGATATATGAGGTGAAAGTTATTGTTCTTACCTGGGGAGATCTGACTAAACTCTGTCAAAGGTATACGCGAATGCCCGCGAAGAAACATATAGCAGAATAATAATGCTAGTATGCTTTAGTCAGAAGTCAGCAGAGGACATAGTACCCTGCTTCTCTACTTTATACAGGGGAAGGTCTGAATGTTAGAATGGCAAAGGAACCATGAAGTTTATGACGAAGTGTTAAAAGCCGAACCACATAAGAGAACTGCTTGCATGAGGGTAGGTCGGAAACTGATAGTAAAATGCAAGAGGAGCTTAGCTGAGTCGTGCAACGAAGTGGACACAATGCCTGAGGTTTTTTTTTAGTAATACTATGTTGGAAGAGATATTACACATCCGAAATGTCAAACACGCAGTTGATCGTGTCATCTCTAATGGAGGTGCTAGCGGAGTTGATGGTATGCAGATCGATAATCTTCGTGACTACCTTAACACGCACTGGCAATCCCTGCGATCGGATATTCTCTCTGGCACTTACCGCCCACAAGCTGTTCGGAAAGTAGAGATTCCCAAAGCAAGTGGCGGCAAGCGTATGCTGGGTATCCCAACGGTCATCGACCGTGTTATTCAGCAAAGCATTTCCCAATGGCTTGGGTTAAAGTATGAGGGTGATTTTCACGATAACAGCTACGGCTTCCGTCCGAATCGTAATGCTCATCAGGCCGTCATTAAAGCGCAAGAGTATCTGAACTTGGGCTACACGTGGGTCGTTGAACTTGATTTGGAACAATTCTTCGATCAAGTGAACCACGACATACTGATGCATCTTTTGAGCAAGAAGATTACGGATCGTCGAGTCCTAGCGCTGATCGGGAAATACCTTCGTTGTGGGATTATGGATCATGGTCTTGAACAAAAGCGAACCAAGGGCACACCACAGGGCAGTCCTTTAAGTCCACTTTTGTCAAACATCATCCTGAACGAACTGGATACGGAACTCAGCTCCCGTGGACATCGATTTGTACGTTATGCGGATGACTGTAGTATCTACGCGAAGAGCAATAAATCCGCCACTCGTATTATGCGCAACATCACCAGTTACATCGAATCTACACTAAAACTGAAAGTGAACCGTGAAAAGAGTAAGGTAAGCAAACCTTCCCAAA harbors:
- the ltrA gene encoding group II intron reverse transcriptase/maturase, whose product is MLEEILHIRNVKHAVDRVISNGGASGVDGMQIDNLRDYLNTHWQSLRSDILSGTYRPQAVRKVEIPKASGGKRMLGIPTVIDRVIQQSISQWLGLKYEGDFHDNSYGFRPNRNAHQAVIKAQEYLNLGYTWVVELDLEQFFDQVNHDILMHLLSKKITDRRVLALIGKYLRCGIMDHGLEQKRTKGTPQGSPLSPLLSNIILNELDTELSSRGHRFVRYADDCSIYAKSNKSATRIMRNITSYIESTLKLKVNREKSKVSKPSQSSLLGFSFFKTQGDWQIRISAKSIERIREKLRQNTRRNTATPMHERLTKLRQIIHGWVDYFRIATNKKVMVTLDELVRRRLRVLLWKQWKTAGNRIRNLMKLGAKRWLAYQHANTRKSYTRTGTSPIVQTTLTNSYFTKLGYEGFADYYYWRTTHQTTLF